DNA from Eucalyptus grandis isolate ANBG69807.140 chromosome 5, ASM1654582v1, whole genome shotgun sequence:
tttttatttttttatttttcttttggggggtTGTATCAGGCCATCATACAAATCACAACAAAATCCAATTCCATGTCGCGCAAATTGCTCCAAGATTGCTCCAAGATTCACAGAACACATGCACAATCGAACATCGTCCCCCTTTATTGGGGGTCATGACACATGCAAAGATCTCCCAGCTTTTGTCATTTCACcccaaaacaaatgaaaaatgaaaaataagagaaaaataaaaataaaaaattgaaaatttcatgagGGTCGTAAGGCAGGAAAAGCAGCCTCTTTACACCAGTGGGTCCCAACATTACGATCGACACCCAACACTCACATGTCGTCACATGATGGGTATTGTGTTTATGCCGCTCTCGTGGCCTAATTTCTCTCAAAGATTAAAAATGttggataaaaataaataaataaataaataaataaataagtacatAAATGCTCGCGCTTTATTTTCATCCCATGTTCAGACAATCCTtacaacccaaaaaaaataaaaaaaatcgagcGTATTATCTCGTGTGAGGTCCACCCTTGATTCAAGATAAATTCTTAgcctaatttttaattttagacACCACTAAcaagatattttaattttaatcagGTCAAGATCCGTAAGAGATGCGAGATCGATTTGGGATGCAAAATGCGCGAGCCATTATTAAAACTTGAGTGCTGTGAATGGTAAATAatatactctttttttttttttttaatctcaatcCAGATATTTGTGAGCATAAGATTAAATTTTCTAAGATAGTAAGTCATCTCACGATCTTGTCGTTTTCGCCCCCTCACTCTCTAGTCATTACCCTCTTTTCCAatttaaaagtttgaaaacccaaaataaaaaaacaaaagcaaaaataaaaaataaagaaaacggCGTGAAAAGCCAGCCatgattataaaatataattccAACTCAGACCCCACAAGCGCCCGAGAGTCCAAGTAAACGGCAGCTCAAAACCAAGGGACACGATCGCCATAACGCGCACTTTTCAGGGGTATTTTCGCCAATCCGGCAGATCGCCCCCATTAACTACCGCCTTACCACTTCTGTAAAACCTTATATATAATCTCAATCTCTATCTCTTTCTGTGTctttcaaactaaaaaaaatcagttcaaaacaagaaaaacacgGCACGACACGAGCTTCATGAACACCGCCGGCGAGACGCATCACTAGCGGAAGaacttccggcggcggcggcggcggagacaCGGCACGGCACGGCACGGCacggaagaggaggaggaggaggacgaatTGTTCCCGATGACGGATCTCGAGAGCCCGCACGCGATGCCCCGGCTCATCGCCTTCCTCTCCTCGCTGCTGCAGAAGGCGGCGGAGTCCAACGACCTGGACCGCCAGATCCACCAGCAGCCCCAGAGGATCTCGGTCTTCCACGGCCTGACGCGGCCCGCCATCTCGATCCGGAGCTACCTGGAGCGGATCTTCAAGTACGCCAACTGCAGCCCCTCGTGCTTCGTGGTCGCCTACGTCTACCTCGAGCGGTTCGCGCAGCGGCAGCCGACGCTCCCGCTCAACTCCCTCAACGTCCACCGCCTCCTCATCACCAGCGTCATGGTCGCCGCCAAGTTCTTGGACGACATGTGAGTTGCTTTTGCCGCTGGAATTGGAGTACTGGTGTGAATTCTTGATTTCCAAACGTTTGAAAACCGGTCTGAATTCAGCTCGcattgccattttctttaaattgaatagagtttttttttcttttcctttgttggaGGGAGTGTGATTTTGCGGATGCTTTGCTGGTTCCGGTTAGCTGTTCAGCTTTCTGTGCAACACCTTTTGAGATAATTCTGTCCATttaggaaagaataaaaaagattccaaaagaaaagaaaaagagagaactggAAATAGAAGAAAACCTGGGAGAATCTACTGAATTTTGGAAAACTAATGAATGTTTCATTGATTCTTAGTAGACGATATTAAAAGGGCGTTGCTTTAAGTTGCATTTTCTCTCGAAGTTGTCAAAAAAAAGGGGATGGAAGGAGCAATGTATTTCCTTCTATTGGTACAATGTATCTCATAATTCTTATGTTtttgaatttactaaaaattacaCTTAATTCTTTAGATTATGTAAAATAAATTTTCCATTGACTTTTCAAGCATTGACTTATTGGGATTCTGATTAGGGTAAtcggtttggattttttttttcttttgaaacgaTAATTAATTTGAAGCAAATGTATCGTGGATatccaattcaaatttttttggaaaaaaactgTCATGGAGTACTGATTAAAACCCTATTTGAAATCTAATTATACCATTTCAAGATTTAATGACAAACATGTCAATTTCATGACACCATTGTTGAAAACTACTTATATATTTGGTGACGcgtaccaaaaaagaaaagggaaaacctCATCCCTTTCATGTTACGCATACACAATTATCATTGCCTAACTAAGAATGACCCTTGATGATTCAGTTACCCCTGACtgacttcttttccttccttcctattttttccattttttttttcttaacagtTACTACAATAATGCCTACTACGCAAAAGTGGGTGGGATCAGCACGATGGAGATGAACTTCCTGGAAGTGGACTTCCTATTCGGCCTGGGGTTCAACCTCAACGTGACGCCCAGCGCATTCCAAACCTACTGCTCCTATCTGCAGCGCGAGATGATGTTGCAGCAGTGCCCTCTCGGCGCGGTGGAAGACGGCAGGTCGCAGAAGCTCCACCTCATCTGCTTTAACGAAGATGAAGCTTCCCATCAAAAGCAAGAATTAGCTGTCtagttctttctcttttttttcttttttaatttcttttttttttggggtgtcAGCAATTAACGTGTTAATTAGACTGTGAGGAGGAAACgctctctgtttctttcttatttGGGTTATTTTTTtaggccttttttttcttttttgaggttttCTTTGTTGGTTTTTCGGATATTTCAAAGGACAAATGATTTTGTACAGATCGAagactcctcttcttcttctttacagCCTGGCTAAtgaagtcttcttcttccatttctaaACCCCAGAACTGAtgatgttcattttttttttttgggtggaatTTGTTGTTTATTGACTTATTAGACATGCTGATGTTCCTAACTTGCATACGATTTATGTGAGTACCGCATGAGAACCATCGATCCCAAAGATTATGATGCACTAAATTATATgtaatgaattttaaaattatggaACACAATATAttgcaaatgggttttcaaaGGACGACCATATTTAACATCTAATACAAAATATCACATATTATGTAATGTACTCATTCATCGTCACACTTGATATATCTAgcattattcataatttttcctAGCTTTGGAGGTACTCCACAAAAAAGTGCATATAGATGGCCCCCGATTTGCTGTCTCCTAATAAGAACCCATCTATTATCTGCGCTCGTGAGATGACAGCGCATGGCAATCCATTTTAGCCTAATCCTCGAGTTTCCAAACCTAGAGCAACGTCTCTAGATCCGTCAATTGTGGCTTGTCCATAAACGTGGAATTCAATCGCAAGGCCGAGATCCTGACGGCCATGGAAGAGCCGTGGAGAAGGAAAAATGGCTTCaagggcaaaaaagaaaatcaaaaggaaaagacatGGGAGGGCCATAACGGACAAGAGGGAAAGAAGATGGATAGAGATGATTGAGGGAGGTGGAGGAGGGAATAGGTGGTAACTAGGGGTTGGAGGGATTTGAATTAGTTgcaataagaaacaaaattaaaaaacatataTCGCGATGCCACAATGAAGACAATAAATAAGTCCACAATAGGGGACATCAAATCTACATCCATGTTAAGAGTGAATACTTTACTTTGTGATGTTCATAACGATCCGAAAGGAACGGATGTTTGATTTCTCCATGATCATTGCATAAAAAAGGAGGAGTAAATATAAAGTTTTGgagtttttaactttttatatgttatgatattttgtataggatttaaaaaaaaatgataaaagaaataCAAAGGATTATTTCCATCCAAAGGATGCGTCTAGGATAAATCATGTAACTGTCACAGAGCTGTCACATGCTTGGAAAGAAATCGGTGAAAAGCCAGACTTGAGTGGCTTATTGGCAAAGTCCTACTCGGTGGTGACAGTTGACAGTGGGGTGTCTgcttgcccaaaaaaaaaaaaattaaaaagaaaatatttttaaaaaacaaattagAAAGGGACAAAAGAAGAATATGGTAATTACATTTTGGAGGTATGTTGGGTCGTGGCTATTTGTGGCACTTATTGCGGTTCTTGTTACAACTTGACAGTTGTACTGAATCTCTTGCAGCAGACATGGAACATGTGCAATCATGGgcaactgagagagagagagagagagagagactgacgTTTTGTCTCTTACAGTGGAGCTAGgtagtttcattttctttatgtttCAATTTTCTACTGTCCCTTCTTCTCTAATCTGTCGTTAAAAAGATGTTTGCTGACGTACTTACAGCATAATTATCTAATCATGTTTAGCAAAACAACGTAACGACGAAGACTCTATGGGAGTGGTTAGGGATTGAATTAAGACGACAAAACCTTGTATCATCTCTTGGATTTTGGACCACATTCACAAGTAAAACGCGTAGGATATTTTGCCCGCAAATCGATTTATTCTTAATATGTTTGATGgacctcatttattttcataacTTATCTAATTAAGGGTATTTGATATTATATTCAACTGACGCAACCATCGAACCTTGCTAAAGTATAATGTGGATAAAGTTTAGTTAATGTGGACAACTTATAGGGACACCTCCATCGAAAATTCAACCCGTGTGAATGTCAAAGTATGAAAAATTAATGTGGGCACCCACATGGTTGTCCATGTTGAAAAGATTATTTATGTTACCCCCAAAAGCCATGTTAACTAGATTTTAGTTTTAGTAGGATTTGAGATCGAAAGaattatattagaaaatttatgaaagtggaaggacttgattagataaattaaaagaagaaaaatttgattAGACACATCATGAAAGTATgaggaaccaaaaaagaaaaagaaaaaagcagcCTAAGTGTTACCACGTAATAGATTGGTATTATCCTTGGAAATCTTTTTAACAGTACTACTTTGATTGAGGCATTTATCTATATGAGAGACAAAGTGTGCTATGGATCTTTGTAAACATTTAGTGGCGTGGCTTATAATTTCGGGACGGTCTCCACTGAGCTATGTGTACAAAATGTGAGAACAACTACTGGGGGGATCTAATAGTTAGTCTATAGCGGGATTTCTATAGAAGGCGTAGCAACAGTTCTACACTTGTAATAGGGCGATATATGTACTCTTAGT
Protein-coding regions in this window:
- the LOC104444419 gene encoding cyclin-U4-1 — translated: MTDLESPHAMPRLIAFLSSLLQKAAESNDLDRQIHQQPQRISVFHGLTRPAISIRSYLERIFKYANCSPSCFVVAYVYLERFAQRQPTLPLNSLNVHRLLITSVMVAAKFLDDIYYNNAYYAKVGGISTMEMNFLEVDFLFGLGFNLNVTPSAFQTYCSYLQREMMLQQCPLGAVEDGRSQKLHLICFNEDEASHQKQELAV